A single genomic interval of Methanocorpusculum sp. harbors:
- a CDS encoding uracil-DNA glycosylase family protein, with protein sequence MIPQSAVKTIDPASVYAVMINEVVPKDPRQDFYGGSGAAYAESAISLFRQADVDVSTVSELLDRGVYLTNAVKYPKIGYAVETSAIERSLPLLEEELSRFQNLRVIMLMGDTAKKSFNMLAKKQTGKNCIPSGATYKLRAGEFYFGNVRVIPSYIMTGGNLLIEKSKTQMITEDIKKMMEIILP encoded by the coding sequence ATGATTCCGCAGTCAGCCGTAAAAACCATCGATCCCGCATCGGTATATGCCGTGATGATCAATGAAGTCGTCCCAAAAGATCCTCGGCAGGATTTTTACGGGGGATCCGGCGCCGCCTATGCGGAGTCGGCGATCTCGTTGTTCCGGCAGGCGGACGTCGATGTTTCCACAGTTTCAGAGCTCCTAGACCGCGGGGTATATCTCACGAACGCGGTCAAATATCCCAAAATCGGATACGCCGTGGAAACCTCCGCGATCGAACGCAGTCTGCCGCTGCTGGAAGAAGAGCTTTCACGCTTCCAAAATCTCCGTGTGATCATGCTCATGGGAGATACGGCAAAAAAGTCGTTCAATATGCTCGCAAAAAAGCAGACCGGAAAAAACTGTATCCCGTCGGGTGCGACCTACAAACTGCGGGCCGGCGAGTTCTATTTTGGAAACGTGCGGGTGATCCCATCGTATATCATGACTGGCGGGAACCTTCTGATCGAAAAATCCAAGACGCAGATGATCACGGAGGATATAAAAAAGATGATGGAAATTATTCTTCCGTGA
- a CDS encoding metallophosphoesterase produces the protein MTEIVFITDIHGKFDIVYEIFNRESPDYVLIGGDVTDLGETLDGVIPFMEDIPAPTFVIPGNCDSRDILPVLEASDAIPIHRKSIDLGMITISGIGGSNATPFSTPFEHSEEDLEAITKEVVAKTGKNRWNILVTHAPPFGALDEVAPDVHVGAFPIAKIVKEFDIICCGHIHEQRGICELERRICVNPGPAYAGNYAVITLDEDEDEPKIVLKNTRDPIEVTEE, from the coding sequence ATGACTGAAATTGTGTTCATCACCGACATACACGGGAAGTTCGATATCGTCTATGAGATCTTCAATAGGGAAAGTCCGGATTATGTGCTCATCGGCGGGGATGTCACCGACCTTGGCGAAACGCTGGACGGCGTGATCCCGTTTATGGAGGATATCCCCGCGCCAACGTTTGTGATTCCCGGAAACTGCGATAGCCGGGATATCCTCCCCGTGCTCGAGGCATCCGACGCAATTCCGATCCACCGCAAAAGTATCGACCTTGGAATGATCACCATCTCAGGTATCGGCGGCTCGAATGCCACGCCGTTTTCCACACCCTTCGAACACAGCGAAGAGGATCTCGAAGCGATCACAAAAGAGGTAGTGGCGAAAACTGGAAAGAACCGGTGGAATATCCTGGTCACCCACGCACCGCCTTTTGGAGCGCTGGATGAAGTCGCCCCGGATGTACATGTCGGAGCGTTCCCGATCGCGAAGATCGTGAAAGAGTTCGATATCATCTGCTGCGGGCATATCCATGAACAGAGAGGGATCTGTGAACTGGAAAGGCGGATCTGCGTGAATCCCGGACCGGCATACGCAGGGAACTACGCGGTCATCACGCTTGACGAGGATGAGGATGAACCAAAGATCGTGCTGAAAAATACCCGTGACCCAATAGAAGTCACGGAAGAATAA